The nucleotide sequence CAGGGGGCGTCGATCATCTTCATTTCCCACAAGATCGAAGAGGTCCTCGAGATCAGCGACCGGGTCACGGTCCTCCGGGACGGACGGGTGGTCGGAACAGTCCAGACCGCCGCCACCACCCGGGAGGAACTGGCCAGGCTGATGGTGGGGAGAGAGGTCATCACCTCGTTGCCCAAAGCCCCCGCCGAGCCGGGTCCCGTGGTCCTCGAGATGACCGGCGTCACCCTCCAGGGAGGCACCAGATCGGCCCTCCATGAGGTCTCCCTGACCGTTCGAGCCGGTGAGATCCTGGGGGTCGCCGGGGTCGACGGGAACGGCCAGGACGAGCTCGGGGAGGTGATCGCCGGGCTCCGCCGGGGGTATTCCGGCGAGACCAGGGTCTTTGGGAAGGACATCGCCGGGATGAGCGCCAAGGGCCTCATCGAGGCCGGCCTCGGCCACATCCCCGCCGACCGGCGGAGACAGGGGCTGGTCATGGAATTCGATGTCGGCGAGAACATGATCCTCCACGCCCACGACCGCCCGCCTCTGGCCCGCCACGGCCTTCTGGCCCTGGCCAAGATCCGCGAGTACGCTCAGGGTTTGATCGACGCTTATTCCATCAAGGCCCCCGGCAGCGGTACGCCGATCAGGCACCTCTCCGGGGGGAATCAGCAAAAAGTGGTTTTGGCCCGCGAGCTGGACCGGAGGCCCAGGCTTCTGCTGATTCTCCAGCCGACCAGAGGATTGGACATCGGGGCCAGAGAATATGTCCACCGCCAGCTCTTGGAGCAACGGGGCAAGGGGGCGGCCATCGTCCTCATCTCGACCGACTTGGAAGAGGTCCGCTCGCTCTCCGACCGCCTGGCCGTGATTTATGAAGGTCGGATCGTCGGCGAGCTCGACCCGAGGACAGCTGGGGTCGAGAAGATCGGTTTGATGATGGCCGGGGTAGTCGACCGACCGGTCTAGAGGGGTTCCGGGGCACAGGAGGTAGAAAGCGGCTTGGCGATCAGAAGGCTGGAGACTGGACCCTTGTATCACAAGGTGCGGGAGGCCATCTTCGAGTACGTTCAGCGGGGGGAACTCCCGCCCGACAACCGGCTTCCATCCGAGGACACGCTATGCAGCAAGCTGGGCGTCAGTCGCAACACCGTGCGTGAGGCCCTGCTGGCTATGGAACACGAGGGGCTGGTGACCAGGAAACGGGGGATGGGGACCTTCATCCACCCCAGCGCCCTGAAGGCTGGACCCCGCATCGAGCTCGTCTTCGATTTTGCCCAGCTGATCCTGGCGGCCGGATACTCGGACCGCTCGGTCAGCCACCACGCCTACGAAAGCACGGCCGACGAAACCATCGCCGAGCCTCTGGGGATCAAGGTCGGGGACCCCGTCCATGTCCTTGAACCCACCTACAGCGCCGACGGTCAGCCGGTCATCTTCTGCGTCTACTCGATCCCTCACACCGTCACCCACGGCAACTCGGAGATCTTCGAGGCCCGCTATGACTCGTTTTTCTCGGTCTTCAAGGAAGTCACCGGGGGGGCGGAGATCACTCATTCCATCGCCAAGCTGAAGGCCCGGACGGCCGAGGGTAAGGTGGCCGAGGAGCTCGGACTGACCCCGGGAACGCCCATCTTCAGCTGGGATGAGATTCTCTATGACCTGCGGGATCGCCCCGTCCTCTACTCCAAGGTCTACTTCAACACCGAACGGGTCCCCCTGTGCACGATGCGGATGGTGCCGTCCTCGATGTCGCCGTGGGGCGAGACCAGACGGCCGTATGACGAGGACCAATGACTGGGCAGCCTTGAAGTAGGAAGGAATTCCTTCGGCAGGCAAGGAATGCTGAAGGGGGTGACACATAATGCTCGCAGCAACTGGCCGATGGGGACCGCCCGAAAGCGGCGCCTCTTGGCTGTCCGACGACGCCGGCCGCTGGACCTGC is from Bacillota bacterium and encodes:
- a CDS encoding ABC transporter ATP-binding protein, translating into MDGDILLETRGITKSFPGVLANDKISFDIRKGEVHALLGENGAGKTTLMSILFGLYQPQEGEVRFDGRAVRIDSPKAALRLGIGMIHQHFMLIPNLTVLENVILGLPSARPPLLELGKARAGVRELFDRYNFDIDLDAYIRDLSVGAQQRVEIVKALYRRARLLILDEPTAVLTPQESEELFGVLRGLREQGASIIFISHKIEEVLEISDRVTVLRDGRVVGTVQTAATTREELARLMVGREVITSLPKAPAEPGPVVLEMTGVTLQGGTRSALHEVSLTVRAGEILGVAGVDGNGQDELGEVIAGLRRGYSGETRVFGKDIAGMSAKGLIEAGLGHIPADRRRQGLVMEFDVGENMILHAHDRPPLARHGLLALAKIREYAQGLIDAYSIKAPGSGTPIRHLSGGNQQKVVLARELDRRPRLLLILQPTRGLDIGAREYVHRQLLEQRGKGAAIVLISTDLEEVRSLSDRLAVIYEGRIVGELDPRTAGVEKIGLMMAGVVDRPV
- a CDS encoding GntR family transcriptional regulator, whose product is MYHKVREAIFEYVQRGELPPDNRLPSEDTLCSKLGVSRNTVREALLAMEHEGLVTRKRGMGTFIHPSALKAGPRIELVFDFAQLILAAGYSDRSVSHHAYESTADETIAEPLGIKVGDPVHVLEPTYSADGQPVIFCVYSIPHTVTHGNSEIFEARYDSFFSVFKEVTGGAEITHSIAKLKARTAEGKVAEELGLTPGTPIFSWDEILYDLRDRPVLYSKVYFNTERVPLCTMRMVPSSMSPWGETRRPYDEDQ